Proteins encoded in a region of the Podarcis muralis chromosome 2, rPodMur119.hap1.1, whole genome shotgun sequence genome:
- the KANSL2 gene encoding KAT8 regulatory NSL complex subunit 2 isoform X1, which translates to MNRIRIHVLPSSRGRLTPVPRPQEALSCAFAHRPCSQPRLEGHEFCIKHILEDRNAPFKQCSYISTKNGKRCPSAAPKPEKKDGVSFCAEHARRNALALQAQMKKSNPSPVRESLLCQLSSYAKTELGSQTSESSRSEASRILDEDSWSDGEQEPLTVDQTWRGDPDSEADSIDSDQEDPLKHAGVYTAEEVALIMREKLIRLQSLYIDQFKRLQHLLKEKKRRYLHSRKVEHEAIGSSLLTGPEGLLAKERENLKRLKYLRRYRQRYGVEALLHRQLKERRMLVTEGAAQQAHTTRSSQRCLAFVDDVRCSNQSLPMTRHCLTHICQDTNQLLFKLCQGSEEAPCSKPVPVSLSEDPCCPLHLQLPPQMYVPEQVLSVPEELEAASMDLYLSAAELRPTESLPLEFSDDLDVVGDGMQCPPSPLLSDPSTSLENQLNKSVAETPTNVPPSEEFAQQGLLNQAAPPGRGFFPRQTAFPASELLQELPSQNIQHLVTTGPGLEEGKKEEPATNGNSEPASIS; encoded by the exons ATGAACAGAATTCGCATCCACGTGTTGCCTTCAAGTCGGGGACGACTCACCCCTGTGCCAAGGCCCCAAGAGGCCTTGTCATGTGCCTTTGCTCACCGGCCGTGCTCCCAGCCTCGTTTGGAAGGACACGAGTTCTGCATAAAGCACATTCTTGAAGACAGGAATGCGCCTTTCAAGCAGTGCAGCTACATTTCCACTAAGAATGGGAAGAGGTGTCCAAGCGCAGCTCCCAAACCTGAGAAAAAGGATGG GGTATCGTTTTGTGCTGAACATGCTCGTAGAAATGCCCTGGCACTGCAGGCTCAGATGAAGAAGTCCAACCCTAGTCCTGTGCGGGAGTCCCTTCTCTGTCAGCTGAGCTCCTATGCCAAGACAGAGCTGGGCTCCCAGACTTCAGAGAGTAGCCGCAGCGAGGCTAGCAGAATACTGG ACGAGGACAGCTGGAGTGATGGAGAGCAAGAACCTCTTACTGTAGATCAGACATGGAGAGGAGATCCCGACAGTGAAGCAGATAGCATTGACAGTGACCAGGAGGACCCCCTTAA ACATGCTGGTGTGTACACTGCTGAGGAAGTGGCACTGATCATGCGAGAAAAACTCATCCGGCTGCAGTCTCTATATATTGATCAGTTCAAACGACTTCAACATCTCCTGAAAGAGAAAAAACGACGGTACTTACACAGCCGCAAGGTGGAACATGAGGCCATAG GTAGCAGCCTCCTGACAGGCCCAGAAGGACTTCTGGCTAAAGAACGTGAAAACCTGAAACGGCTGAAATACTTGAGGCGATATCGGCAGCGTTATGGTGTGGAAGCTCTTCTACACCGGCAGTTGAAGGAACGCAGAATGCTGGTCACTGAGGGTGCTGCCCAGCAG GCACACACCACCCGTTCTAGCCAGAGGTGTTTGGCCTTTGTGGATGATGTTCGATGTTCCAACCAGTCTCTTCCAATGACAAGACACTGCCTTACTC ATATTTGCCAGGATACCAATCAGCTTCTATTTAAGCTGTGCCAAGGGTCAGAAGAAGCACCCTGCAGCAAGCCAGTGCCTGTAAGCCTCTCTGAAGACCCCTGCTGCCCACTCCATCTCCAGCTACCACCTCAGATGTATGTTCCTGAACAGGTACTGTCTGTTCCCGAGGAGCTGGAAGCTGCTTCCATGGATCTGTACTTGAGCGCAGCTGAACTCCGGCCCACAGAGAGCTTGCCGCTGGAGTTCAGTGAT GACTTGGATGTTGTTGGGGATGGCATGCAATGCCCCCCTTCTCCTCTGCTCTCTGATCCTTCTACTTCTCTTGAGAACCAGTTAAACAAAAGTGTTGCTGAAACCCCCACAAATGTGCCACCGAGTGAAGAGTTTGCTCAACAAGGACTTCTAAACCAGGCAGCACCGCCAGGCAGAGGGTTTTTCCCCAGACAAACTGCATTTCCTGCTTCAGAGTTGCTACAAGAGCTACCCTCACAG AATATACAGCATCTTGTGACAACTGGGCCAGGACTGGAGGAGGGTAAAAAGGAAGAACCTGCAACCAATGGGAATTCAGAACCAGCTTCCATCAGCTGA
- the KANSL2 gene encoding KAT8 regulatory NSL complex subunit 2 isoform X2, with product MNRIRIHVLPSSRGRLTPVPRPQEALSCAFAHRPCSQPRLEGHEFCIKHILEDRNAPFKQCSYISTKNGKRCPSAAPKPEKKDGVSFCAEHARRNALALQAQMKKSNPSPVRESLLCQLSSYAKTELGSQTSESSRSEASRILDEDSWSDGEQEPLTVDQTWRGDPDSEADSIDSDQEDPLKHAGVYTAEEVALIMREKLIRLQSLYIDQFKRLQHLLKEKKRRYLHSRKVEHEAIGSSLLTGPEGLLAKERENLKRLKYLRRYRQRYGVEALLHRQLKERRMLVTEGAAQQAHTTRSSQRCLAFVDDVRCSNQSLPMTRHCLTHICQDTNQLLFKLCQGSEEAPCSKPVPVSLSEDPCCPLHLQLPPQMYVPEQDLDVVGDGMQCPPSPLLSDPSTSLENQLNKSVAETPTNVPPSEEFAQQGLLNQAAPPGRGFFPRQTAFPASELLQELPSQNIQHLVTTGPGLEEGKKEEPATNGNSEPASIS from the exons ATGAACAGAATTCGCATCCACGTGTTGCCTTCAAGTCGGGGACGACTCACCCCTGTGCCAAGGCCCCAAGAGGCCTTGTCATGTGCCTTTGCTCACCGGCCGTGCTCCCAGCCTCGTTTGGAAGGACACGAGTTCTGCATAAAGCACATTCTTGAAGACAGGAATGCGCCTTTCAAGCAGTGCAGCTACATTTCCACTAAGAATGGGAAGAGGTGTCCAAGCGCAGCTCCCAAACCTGAGAAAAAGGATGG GGTATCGTTTTGTGCTGAACATGCTCGTAGAAATGCCCTGGCACTGCAGGCTCAGATGAAGAAGTCCAACCCTAGTCCTGTGCGGGAGTCCCTTCTCTGTCAGCTGAGCTCCTATGCCAAGACAGAGCTGGGCTCCCAGACTTCAGAGAGTAGCCGCAGCGAGGCTAGCAGAATACTGG ACGAGGACAGCTGGAGTGATGGAGAGCAAGAACCTCTTACTGTAGATCAGACATGGAGAGGAGATCCCGACAGTGAAGCAGATAGCATTGACAGTGACCAGGAGGACCCCCTTAA ACATGCTGGTGTGTACACTGCTGAGGAAGTGGCACTGATCATGCGAGAAAAACTCATCCGGCTGCAGTCTCTATATATTGATCAGTTCAAACGACTTCAACATCTCCTGAAAGAGAAAAAACGACGGTACTTACACAGCCGCAAGGTGGAACATGAGGCCATAG GTAGCAGCCTCCTGACAGGCCCAGAAGGACTTCTGGCTAAAGAACGTGAAAACCTGAAACGGCTGAAATACTTGAGGCGATATCGGCAGCGTTATGGTGTGGAAGCTCTTCTACACCGGCAGTTGAAGGAACGCAGAATGCTGGTCACTGAGGGTGCTGCCCAGCAG GCACACACCACCCGTTCTAGCCAGAGGTGTTTGGCCTTTGTGGATGATGTTCGATGTTCCAACCAGTCTCTTCCAATGACAAGACACTGCCTTACTC ATATTTGCCAGGATACCAATCAGCTTCTATTTAAGCTGTGCCAAGGGTCAGAAGAAGCACCCTGCAGCAAGCCAGTGCCTGTAAGCCTCTCTGAAGACCCCTGCTGCCCACTCCATCTCCAGCTACCACCTCAGATGTATGTTCCTGAACAG GACTTGGATGTTGTTGGGGATGGCATGCAATGCCCCCCTTCTCCTCTGCTCTCTGATCCTTCTACTTCTCTTGAGAACCAGTTAAACAAAAGTGTTGCTGAAACCCCCACAAATGTGCCACCGAGTGAAGAGTTTGCTCAACAAGGACTTCTAAACCAGGCAGCACCGCCAGGCAGAGGGTTTTTCCCCAGACAAACTGCATTTCCTGCTTCAGAGTTGCTACAAGAGCTACCCTCACAG AATATACAGCATCTTGTGACAACTGGGCCAGGACTGGAGGAGGGTAAAAAGGAAGAACCTGCAACCAATGGGAATTCAGAACCAGCTTCCATCAGCTGA